The Ovis canadensis isolate MfBH-ARS-UI-01 breed Bighorn chromosome 18, ARS-UI_OviCan_v2, whole genome shotgun sequence genome has a segment encoding these proteins:
- the BEGAIN gene encoding brain-enriched guanylate kinase-associated protein isoform X11, with protein sequence MALQRINQELEDKLFRMGQHYEEEKRALSHEIVALNSHLLEAKVTIDKLSEDNELYRKDCSLAAQLLQCSQAYGRGRKMAELPAEFQERMNLHAEKPGCSLPAPPRRPAYADSVPPCVLAKVLEKPDPGSLSSHLSEASAQDLGFPEGLEKPGSRPPYKGDIYCSDTALYCPEARHQDRRPSVEGPGSDVGFLQAQNSTDSTAEEEEEEEEDTEAGAAAYPASYRHEAFGGYAASLPTSSSYSSFSAASEEKEHAQASTLTASQQAIYLNSRDELFGRKPPAAYGSSPRYAAAAAAVAAPLEAAMAPGFPRTVSPFPGEPFRFPLSPGPQPALMPPNLWNLRAKPGSARLVAGAGRGQWRPLSVDDIGAYPFPAAAAAPAPSLASPGGGFNDRYFGARGGPGENAEGRASPLYASYKADSFSEGDDLSQGHLVEPRYLRAAGDLSLSPGRSADPLPSYAASEGDRERLGVQLLGASGSPEPELSLRSSRDSLEPSSMEASPEMHPGARLSPQPAFPRAGSSGLSRKDSLTKAQLYGTLLN encoded by the exons GAGCTCTACAGGAAGGACTGCAGCCTCGCAGCGCAGCTGCTGCAGTGCAGCCAGGCCTACGGCAGGGGCCGCAAGATGGCCGAG CTGCCCGCGGAGTTCCAGGAACGCATGAACCTGCACGCGGAGAAGCCAGGCTGCAgcctgcccgccccgccccgccgcccggccTACGCAGACAGTGTGCCCCCCTGCGTGCTCGCCAAGGTGCTGGAGAAGCCGGACCCCGGCAGCCTGTCCTCCCACCTGTCGGAAGCCTCGGCCCAAGACCTGGGCTTCCCCGAGGGGCTGGAGAAGCCAGGGTCCCGACCCCCCTACAAGGGGGACATCTACTGCAGCGACACGGCCCTCTACTGCCCTGAGGCGCGGCACCAAGACCGGCGGCCCAGTGTGGAGGGGCCCGGGTCCGATGTGGGCTTCCTGCAGGCCCAGAACTCCACCGACAGCAcggctgaggaggaggaggaggaggaggaagatacTGAGGCCGGCGCGGCGGCCTACCCCGCCAGCTACCGCCATGAGGCCTTCGGCGGCTACGCAGCCTCGCTGCCCACGTCCAGCTCCTACTCCAGCTTCAGCGCCGCGTCTGAAGAGAAGGAGCATGCCCAGGCCAGCACGCTGACCGCCTCGCAGCAGGCCATCTACCTGAACAGCCGCGATGAGCTCTTCGGCCGCAAGCCGCCTGCGGCCTACGGGAGCAGCCCACGCTATGCGGCTGCCGCGGCTGCGGTGGCTGCCCCGCTGGAGGCCGCAATGGCTCCGGGGTTCCCCAGGACTGTGTCACCGTTCCCCGGCGAGCCCTTCCGCTTCCCGCtctccccaggcccccagcctgCCCTGATGCCCCCCAACCTGTGGAACCTGCGGGCCAAGCCTGGGTCCGCCCGGCTGGTCGCAGGGGCCGGCCGCGGCCAGTGGCGGCCGCTGAGCGTGGATGACATCGGCGCCTACCCCTTTCCGGCCGCGGCCgcggcccctgcccccagcctcgcCTCACCCGGCGGCGGCTTCAATGACCGCTACTTTGGGGCCCGAGGCGGCCCCGGCGAGAACGCCGAGGGCCGCGCCAGCCCCCTCTACGCCAGCTACAAGGCTGATAGCTTCTCGGAGGGCGATGACCTCTCCCAGGGCCACCTGGTCGAGCCCCGCTACCTCCGGGCAGCTGGTGACCTGAGCCTTAGCCCCGGCCGCTCGGCCGACCCCCTGCCCAGCTATGCGGCCAGTGAGGGGGACCGCGAGCGGCTCGGGGTGCAGCTCCTCGGGGCAAGCGGTAGCCCCGAGCCTGAGCTCAGCCTCCGCAGCTCCAGGGACTCCCTGGAGCCCAGCTCCATGGAGGCCTCCCCGGAGATGCACCCCGGTGCCCGCCTCAGTCCCCAGCCTGCCTTCCCTCGGGCGGGCAGCTCGGGGCTCAGCCGCAAGGACAGCCTCACGAAAGCCCAGCTCTACGGAACCCTGCTCAACTGA